A portion of the Podospora pseudoanserina strain CBS 124.78 chromosome 2, whole genome shotgun sequence genome contains these proteins:
- a CDS encoding hypothetical protein (COG:T; EggNog:ENOG503Q4A2; MEROPS:MER0094384) translates to MASNEYYSQTSRADNQYYGGNDQYRTESPSAYSAPAPAYSSHHNLVGPGKDRPPAAQGVSPSPFETVFDDHVYPAAPSSSHQARRLSQQDTSYRPLSRVPSDEMPAYNHAPDDIPLQDNMQKHPSRQHIEMQDHVYDTSSSQHQQPPNKPPSKGRVRLGELGMLGSGKKKIPFVVYFFTIVQVAVFIGELVKNGTSTGSPIMIKPQFNPMIGPSPYILINMGARFVPCMHNVKAIQEAEGPVSWPCPWSTTNENTCTLSELCGFGGVQQPGQPPEPNQWFRFIVPIFLHAGLIHIGFNMLLQLTLGRDMEKHIGSIRFFIVYMSAGIFGFVMGGNFAATGIASTGASGSLFGIIALTFLDLLYSWKDRVNPTKDLMYLFIDIIISFVLGLLPGLDNFSHIGGFLMGLALGICILHSPNSLRRRIGESDVPYANSQVSSGFLKEGTVPPFFKNPVGFFKGRKPLWWGWWLIRVGALILVLVVFVLLLNNFYIHHKPVNNWCELGNLTITRDQETAQQQQAAKRAVEALMGMSRRVLRG, encoded by the exons ATGGCTTCCAACGAATACTACAGTCAGACGTCCCGAGCTGACAATCAGTACTACGGCGGCAACGACCAATACCGAACAGAATCCCCCTCTGCTTACTCGGCGCCCGCCCCGGCCTACAGCTCCCACCACAATCTCGTTGGACCTGGGAAGGACCGGCCGCCGGCGGCGCAAGGTGTGTCTCCTTCACCTTTCGAAACCGTTTTCGACGATCATGTCTATCCGGCAgcaccatcctcaagccACCAAGCGCGCCGCCTAAGTCAGCAAGACACGAGCTACCGCCCCCTCTCGCGGGTGCCCTCTGATGAAATGCCTGCTTACAATCATGCCCCAGATGACATCCCGCTGCAGGACAACATGCAGAAGCACCCTTCGAGACAACACATCGAGATGCAGGATCACGTCTATGATACTTCGTCGtcgcagcaccagcagccgCCGAACAAACCACCGAGCAAAGggcgggtgaggttgggggagttgggcaTGCTGGGGtcgggaaagaagaagatacCGTTTGTGGTGTATTTTTTTACTATTGTTCAAGTTGCAGTTTTTATCGGTGAATTGGTCAAGAATG GCACCTCGACCGGCTCCCCAATCATGATAAAACCCCAATTCAACCCCATGATCGGTCCCTCCCCCtacatcctcatcaacatggGTGCCCGCTTCGTCCCCTGCATGCACAACGTCAAGGCCATCCAAGAAGCCGAAGGACCCGTCTCGTGGCCCTGCCCCTGGTCGACCACCAACGAGAACACATGCACCCTCTCGGAGCTCTGCGGCTTCGGCGGTGTCCAGCAGCCGGGCCAACCGCCGGAACCGAACCAATGGTTCAGATTCATCGTCCCCATCTTTTTGCACGCCGGTCTGATCCACATCGGCTTCAACATGCTGCTTCAACTCACACTCGGAAGGGACATGGAGAAACACATTGGCTCGATCCGGTTCTTTATAGTGTACATGTCGGCCGGCATCTTTGGTTTCGTCATGGGGGGTAACTTTGCCGCGACTGGCATCGCCAGCACGGGCGCATCAGGTTCATTATTCGGGATTATCGCACTCACCTTTTTGGACCTGTTGTACAGCTGGAAAGACAGGGTGAATCCCACAAAGGACCTGATGTACCTCTTTATCGACATCATCATATCTTTTGTCCTGGGTCTCTTGCCCGGTCTGGACAACTTCAGTCACATCGGCGGGTTtttgatggggttggcgCTGGGGATTTGTATCCTTCACTCGCCCAActcgttgaggaggaggattggagAGTCGGATGTTCCCTATGCCAACAGTCAAGTTTCGTCTGGGTTTTTGAAGGAGGGGACGGTACCACCGTTTTTTAAGAATCCCGTGGGCTTTTTCAAGGGGAGGAAGCCgctttggtgggggtggtggttgattcGGGTGGGGGCGCTGAttttggtgctggtggtgtttgtgttgctgttgaatAATTTTTATATTCATCACAAG CCTGTGAATAACTGGTGCGAGTTGGGGAATTTGACTATTACGAGGGATCAGGAGActgctcagcagcagcaggcggcgaagagggcggtggaggcttTGATGGGGATGTCGAGACgggttttgaggggttga
- a CDS encoding hypothetical protein (MEROPS:MER0059846; EggNog:ENOG503NW0F; COG:S), which yields MDWFGRAKIDFAHAATPLPLTRKDGSQTDLLKVVEAAVPKCQMNPLLFNGHLQTMYTAVKEHGPQIYYKRKIFDADHKTYAGTFAVDFVVPQHKDFDEELPPRTAFYPEDEFAGIGSDDSKPMLIALHGLSGGSHEIYLRHAIAPLVMDGGEWEVCVVNARGCANSKVTTGVLFNARATWDVRQFVKWARKMFPNRPLFGVGFSLGANIMTNYVGEEGANCPLKAAIAVSNPFDLEVSNKGLQRTWLGKEVYSKIMGNNLKKLFEQHKEQILKYTNVDYDRVQKVTYLHEFDRAVQTVTWGYPTENAYYRDASSCDAILAIRIPFLAISALDDPIAVKEAIPYQEFAVNPYTVLCTTSLGGHLSWFEIGGGRWHPKPICNFLNAMATDINLEAVSREEKMVGDGKYQFNTDFNPVRRKLNVLE from the exons ATGGACTGGTTCGGCCGCGCCAAAATCGACTTTGCCCACGCAGCCACCCCCCTGCCCTTAACCAGGAAAGATGGCTCCCAAACCGACCTCCTCAAGGTCGTCGAGGCTGCCGTGCCAAAATGTCAGATGAACCCCCTTCTTTTCAACGGTCATCTCCAGACCATGTACACAGCCGTCAAGGAGCACGGCCCGCAAATCTACTACAAGAGAAAGATCTTTGACGCCGACCACAAGACCTACGCCGGCACTTTTGCTGTCGACTTTGTTGTTCCTCAACACAAggactttgacgaggagctcCCGCCGAGAACGGCGTTTTACCCGGAGGACGAGTTTGCTGGTATTGGGTCTGATGATAGCAAGCCTATGCTGATAGCGCTGCATGGGCTTTCGGGGGGGTCTCATGAGATTTATCTCCGACATGCTATTGCTcccttggtgatggatgggggcGAGTGGGAGGTTTGTGTGGTTAATGCGAGAGGTTGCGCGAACAGCAAGGTGACGACGGGGGTGTTGTTCAATGCGAGGGCGACGTGGGATGTGAGGCAGTTTGTCAagtgggcgaggaagatgttTCCCAACAGACCTCTGTTTGGGGTGGGTTTCTCGCTTGGTGCCAATATTATGACCAATTacgttggcgaggagggtgcaAACTGCCCATTGAAGGCGGCCATTGCCGTGAGCAACCCTTTCGACTTGGAGGTGTCAAACAAGGGGCTTCAGAGGACAtggttggggaaggaggtcTACTCCAAGATCATGGGCA ACAACCTCAAAAAACTCTTTGAGCAACACAAGGAGCAAATCCTCAAATACACCAACGTCGACTACGACCGCGTCCAAAAAGTCACCTACCTCCACGAGTTTGACCGCGCAGTCCAGACCGTCACATGGGGTTACCCTACCGAAAACGCCTACTACCGTGACGCTTCCTCCTGcgacgccatcctcgccatccgcATCCCCTTCCTGGCCATCTCCGCCCTTGATGACCCAATTGCCGTCAAGGAAGCCATTCCCTACCAGGAGTTCGCCGTGAACCCTTACACAGTTCTCTGCACGACGTCTCTTGGCGGGCATCTGTCTTGGTTCGAAATTGGTGGCGGGAGGTGGCATCCCAAGCCAATCTGCAATTTCCTGAACGCGATGGCGACTGATATCAACTTGGAGGCCGTGAGcagagaggagaagatggttgGGGATGGAAAGTACCAGTTTAATACCGACTTTAAcccggtgaggaggaagttgaatGTACTCGAGTAA
- a CDS encoding hypothetical protein (MEROPS:MER0003909; EggNog:ENOG503NV61; COG:O; BUSCO:EOG09260DFH), with protein MSTEAQKPRFRKVQSFQSDYAPTGITQYVSERSGMQVIVADRKGPKVNGYFTLATEIFDDSGAPHTLEHLVFMGSKSYKYKGLLDKLAGRAYSNTNAWTAVDHTAYTLETAGWDGFAQILPVYLEHVILPNITDDACVTEVHHIDGEGNDAGVVYSEMQALQYSSSELMDLQARRLLYPENIGFRYETGGMMEALRVLTPNRIREFHKAMYQPQNLAVIITGEADHEDLLKILDTFEESIKDDIPPPNPSFKRPFVDSPQPPPLEKTIVQTVEFPEEDESTGEILVAFFGPSCIDQIEGTAVNILMTYLCGSSVSIIENTIVEREQLASSVSYWWDSRPNSVIWFQPTGVATEKLAFVEQRLVDLLKEVASKPLDMNYINECLQREKRQVKLQAESSEQFYASNIITDYLFGKRDGSTLRDLETLKEYDVLEKWTDEQWRAFLKKWISDAHHVSILGKPSHELAKKLKAGEEERIAKRKEELGKDGLEALKNKLETAKQNNEKPIPPEVLDQWPVPGTESIHFIESLTARSGKARALGASDNKAQKIIDAAPQGKPLFVQFEDVPSNFVHLTLHVGLSETAVKHKPLLSLFTDNFFNSPVIRDGKRLEFEEVVKQLEKDTISYHISSASRLSDYEGLAIQFQVDPGKYTTIIDWLRTLMFDIVFDPVRIKAAIVKALADIPELKRDGRTMAQEVDMAIHFRPEAYLSAKRTLVKAVYLRRLKKLLEKEPETVLGWFEELRKSLFSFQNLRVLVTADVAKLSNPVAAWDALTSHPDLNPTKDVLPIVKLSAMLNEEGQSPGSVGSVIIPMTTLDSSYSVSTATGLSSYSSPLLPAFLVAQAYLEAVEGPLWNAVRGNGLAYGVSFSREIDGGYLQFKVYRSPDASKAIEASRATVAKLASGEEPLDRHLIEGAVSSIVFGVADEQSTMTAAAQQNYMISVVRGLEQGWNKKILARVREVTEEEIREVMREVILPVFEPGRSNVVVTCAPIMEENIVKTLGERGYKTQVQTLTHFYDDYGLKADEEDGEDEEEEDEDEDMSDGSYESGSEEEDGL; from the exons ATGTCGACCGAGGCTCAAAAACCACGGTTCCGCAAGGTCCAAAGCTTTCAGTCCGACTATGCCCCAACTGGCATCACCCAGTACGTCTCTGAGCGAAGTGGCATGCAGGTTATTGTGGCCGACCGCAAGGGCCCCAAGGTCAACGGCTACTTCACACTAGCCACCGAGATCTTTGACGACTCTGGTGCGCCTCACACATTGGAACATTTGGTCTTTATGGGCTCCAAGAGCTACAAGTACAAGGGCCTGCTCGACAAGCTGGCCGGCAGAGCCTACTCCAACACCAATGCCTGGACTGCCGTCGACCACACCGCTTACACCCTTGAAACTGCCGGGTGGGATGGCTTTGCTCAGATCCTCCCTGTCTACCTCGAGCATGTCATTCTCCCTAACATCACGGATGATGCCTGTGTGACCGAGGTTCATCACATTGACGGCGAGGGCAACGATGCCGGTGTCGTATACTCTGAGATGCAAGCTCTTCAGTACAGCAGCTCTGAGCTGATGGATCTTCAGGCTCGCCGGTTGCTGTATCCTGAAAATATTGGTTTCAGATACGAGACTGGCGGTATGATGGAGGCGCTTCGGGTCTTGACTCCCAACAGAATTCGTGAATTCCACAAGGCCATGTACCAGCCCCAGAATCTGGctgtcatcatcactggTGAGGCTGACCACGAGGACCTGCTGAAGATCTTGGACACGTTTGAGGAGAGCATCAAAGATgatatcccaccaccaaaccccagcTTCAAGCGCCCATTCGTTGactctccccaaccacctcctctcgAAAAGACCATTGTCCAGACGGTCGAGTTTCCCGAAGAAGACGAGTCCACCGGCGAAATCCTTGTGGCTTTCTTCGGACCCAGTTGCATCGACCAGATCGAGGGCACAGCGGTTAACATCTTGATGACCTACCTCTGCGGCTCGTCGGTCTCCATCATCGAAAACACCATCgtggagagagagcagcTGGCTAGTTCGGTTTCGTACTGGTGGGACTCGAGACCAAACTCCGTCATCTGGTTCCAGCCAACTGGTGTTGCCACTGAGAAGCTTGCCTTTGTCGAGCAGCGCCTGGTTGACCTTCTCAAGGAAGTCGCCTCGAAGCCTCTTGATATGAACTATATCAATGAATGCCTCCAGCGTGAGAAGCGCCAAGTGAAGCTTCAGGCGGAATCCTCCGAGCAGTTCTATGCCAGCAACATTATTACGGATTATTTGTTTGGCAAGCGGGACGGCTCTACCCTGAGAGACCTGGAGACCCTGAAGGAGTATGATGTGCTCGAGAAGTGGACTGATGAGCAGTGGCGTGCCTTTTTGAAGAAGTGGATCTCTGACGCCCATCACGTCTCTATTCTCGGAAAGCCATCGCatgagctggccaagaagctcaaggctggCGAAGAGGAGCGCATCgccaagaggaaggaggagctcggAAAGGACGGTCTCGAGGCTCTCAAGAACAAGCTCGAGACTGCCAAGCAGAACAACGAGAAGCCAATTCCTCCTGAGGTGTTGGATCAGTGGCCAGTTCCTGGAACCGAGTCAATTCACTTTATTGAGTCTTTGACCGCGAGATCAGGAAAGGCTCGTGCCCTTGGTGCTTCGGACAACAAGGCGCAGAAGATCATCGATGCAGCTCCTCAAGGAAAGCCCCTTTTTGTGCAGTTTGAGGATGTTCCGTCCAACTTTGTGCACTTGACGCTTCATGTCGGCCTCTCTGAGACAGCAGTCAAGCACAAGcctcttctttccctcttcaccgacaacttcttcaactcccccGTCATCCGGGATGGCAAGCGTCTCGAATTCGAGGAAGTCGTCAAGCAGCTTGAAAAGGACACAATCAGCTACCACATCAGCTCGGCCAGCAGACTAAGCGATTACGAGGGTCTGGCTATCCAGTTCCAGGTAGACCCGGGAAAgtacaccaccatcatcgactGGCTGCGCACGCTCATGTTCGACATTGTCTTTGACCCTGTCCGCATCAAGGCTGCCATCGTGAAAGCCCTTGCCGACATCCCCGAGCTTAAGCGCGATGGCCGGACCATGGCTCAGGAAGTCGACATGGCCATCCACTTCCGTCCCGAGGCTTACCTGTCTGCGAAGCGCACCCTCGTCAAGGCGGTCTACCTCCGTCGCCTCAAGAAGCTTCTTGAGAAAGAGCCCGAGACCGTCCTCGGGTGGTTCGAGGAACTCCGCAAGTCTCTCTTTTCGTTCCAAAACCTCCGCGTGCTAGTCACCGCCGACGTGGCCAAACTCTCCAACCCAGTCGCAGCCTGGGACGCactcacctcccaccccgacctcaacccaaccaagGACGTCCTCCCCATCGTCAAACTCTCGGCAATGCTCAACGAAGAAGGGCAATCCCCTGGTTCAGTAGGATcagtcatcatccccatGACAACCCTCGACAGCTCTTACTCCgtctccaccgccaccggccTCTCTTcctactcctcccccctcctcccggccTTCCTCGTCGCCCAAGCCTACCTCGAAGCGGTCGAGGGCCCGCTCTGGAACGCCGTCCGAGGCAACGGTCTTGCCTACGGGGTTTCATTTTCGAGGGAGATAGACGGTGGATACCTCCAGTTCAAGGTTTACCGCTCCCCCGACGCCTCCAAGGCCATTGAAGCCTCCCGCGCGACGGTTGCGAAGTTGGCCTCGGGCGAGGAGCCGCTGGATAGGCACTTGATCGAGGGTGCGGTCAGCTCGATTGTGTTTGGCGTGGCGGACGAGCAGTCTACcatgacggcggcggcgcagCAGAATTACATGATTTCTGTCGTTCGCGGGTTGGAGCAGGGGTGGAACAAGAAGATTCTGGCtagggtgagggaggtgacggaggaggagattagggaggtgatgagggaggtgatcTTGCCGGTTTTTGAGCCGGGGAGGAGCAATGTTGTTGTTACTTGTGCGCCGatcatggaggag AATATCGTCAAGACGCTGGGCGAGAGGGGTTACAAGACCCAGGTTCAGACGCTTACTCACTTTTATGATGACTATGGTCTCaaggctgatgaggaggatggtgaggatgaggaagaggaggatgaagatgaggataTGAGCGATGGGTCGTATGAGTCTGgttcggaggaggaggatggtctCTAG
- a CDS encoding hypothetical protein (COG:K; EggNog:ENOG503NX1S): MSDSHSLAQILIRSVIRAFHTTQEVLAIEALVQHSCLRDDELAYLMKMNTKDLHRLCASLRDARFLTVHTRPEVIEGKTRPVNRTYYYIDYQQTVDAIKWRVYKTDKDMQGIAKPQDESKEYSCPRCKSQWTQLEVLDSVSIEGFLCLRCEAVLERSQEQEQPGHQQLSRMNNQFKFMTDMLQQIDKGLVPECSFDKAIAVARPIVREAMHEVLASVPVEDVGGMGKPSAVKGLANTGPKTMQVTISDGNEEAELIESRKRKERFLRENALPSWITDSSVPAPAATAAPPVVSFEMRDADGGDGGRAGKRVKVEGEMSFKMEEDEEDDLEFEDVV; this comes from the coding sequence aTGTCCGACTCCCACTCCCTAGCCCAAATCCTCATCCGCTCCGTCATCCGCGccttccacaccacccaagaAGTCCTCGCCATCGAAGCCTTGGTCCAACACTCCTGCCTCCGCGACGACGAGCTAGCCTATCTCATGAAGATGAACACCAAagacctccaccgcctctgCGCCTCCCTTCGCGACGCCCGGTTTTTAACCGTACATACCCGCCCGGAAGTCATCGAGGGCAAAACCCGGCCTGTCAACAGGACATACTACTACATCGACTACCAGCAAACCGTCGACGCCATCAAATGGCGCGTCTACAAGACAGACAAGGACATGCAGGGCATTGCCAAACCACAGGACGAAAGCAAGGAGTATTCCTGCCCCAGGTGTAAATCCCAGTGGACGCAGCTGGAAGTGCTGGACAGCGTGAGCATAGAGGGGTTCTTGTGTCTACGATGCGAGGCTGTGCTTGAGAGGAGTCAAGAGCAGGAGCAACCCGGTCATCAGCAGTTGTCGAGGATGAATAACCAGTTTAAATTCATGACGGACATGCTGCAGCAGATCGACAAGGGGCTGGTGCCAGAATGCAGTTTTGACAAGGCGATTGCGGTGGCGAGACCGATTGTACGGGAGGCGATGCATGAGGTTTTGGCGAGCgtgccggtggaggatgtgggggggatggggaagcCGTCTGCGGTCAAGGGGTTGGCGAACACGGGGCCGAAGACGATGCAGGTTACGATCAGTGATGGGAATGAGGAGGCGGAGCTGATTGAGAGtaggaagaggaaggagaggttttTGAGGGAGAACGCGCTGCCGAGTTGGATTACGGATAGCTCGGTGCCGGCGCCGGCTGCGACGGCTGCGCCCCCGGTGGTGAGCTTTGAGATGAGGGATgcggatgggggggatggtggacgggcggggaagagggtgaaggtggagggggagatgagctttaagatggaggaggatgaggaggatgatttggagtttgaggatgtggtttag
- a CDS encoding hypothetical protein (EggNog:ENOG503P4WQ; COG:U), which translates to MEREREWDITTTHLNSLFQPLKSSHTADFNFPPLTMASSDPTPSKPPSDSPTPPQGGLLTPSPKYHGTPPLQHHLQLLAAFSSIAALLILRRQTKLSLSSPLTHRPPSVWQKALFYSATYLSFSGLAHDYTGKSIYKRTNDRLDSLFSSSSSSQSSNSIFNPLPEQAQRTKQLIKEERERRRLAEGKPPTEAKEEEEKKGVITKIWMGAEKDGWQERRMEEEKKALEEGKGYGDLIMEQIYEVFGWGGKKDDEKKDKPEEKKKD; encoded by the exons atggagagagagcgagagtgGGA catcaccaccacacacctcAACTCTCTATTCCAGCCCCTCAAATCAAGCCATACCGCAGATTTCAACTTCCCACCACTCACCATGGCCTCCTCCGaccccaccccttccaaacccccctccgattcccccacccctccccaaggaggtctcctcaccccctcacccaaaTACCACGgcaccccccccctccaacaccacctccaactcctcgccgccttctcctctatcgccgccctcctcattCTCCGCCGACAAACCaaactctccctctcctcccccctcacccaccgcCCGCCCTCGGTCTGGCAAAAAGCCCTCTTCTACTCAGCCACCTACCTCTCCTTTTCCGGGCTCGCCCACGACTACACCGGCAAGTCAATCTACAAGCGCACCAACGACCGTCTCGActccctcttttcctcctcctcctcttcccaatcatcaaactcaatcttcaacccccttcccgaaCAAGCCCAGCGGACAAAGCAGCTaatcaaggaggagagggagcggaggaggttaGCTGAGGGTAAGCCGCCAACAGAGgcaaaagaggaggaggagaagaagggtgtcatcaccaagataTGGATGGGGGCTGAAAAGGACGGGTGGCAAGAGAGAAgaatggaagaagaaaaaaaagcgctggaagaagggaaggggtATGGGGATTTGATTATGGAGCAGATCTATGAGGTttttgggtggggaggaaagAAGGACGATGAGAAAAAGGATAAaccggaggagaagaagaaggattaA